One Hevea brasiliensis isolate MT/VB/25A 57/8 chromosome 6, ASM3005281v1, whole genome shotgun sequence genomic window, TCAGGGAAAAGTTGCTTCTTCACATACAAGATATGGTCAACAGAACTCTATGCTCGTGGTCTAATCAGGAATCAGTGGAAGTGAAACATTCTGCATCTTTGGTAAATTTGCAAGCTCATTATAGTACTTGCTCAATTGTCATATTTTACAGATATTAGCATATCCAGTTTTTACGTGCTCTAGTCTGTTCCAGGCAGTATGCGATTTTACAGCAAAGGTTCTCTTTGGTTATGATGCTGAGAAATCACCTGATAATCTTAGTGAGACCTTTACTAGATTTGTAGAAGGTCTTATATCATTTCCTTTAAATATTCCTCGTACTGCATATCGCCAATGTCTACAGGTATAACAAAAATTCCAAAAGCTAATAGAAAAAAACGAAAGAAGTTGAGCAATGCCTTAGTTTTAAGCCCTTGAAGTTTCATCAATCCAGGACCGCCAGAAAGCACTGAGCATATTGAAAAATGTGCTTACAGATAGACGCAACTCTGTTGAGAATTATCGAGGAGATGTCCTGGATCTACTCCTGAATGATATGGGAAAAGAGAAGTTCCTGACAGAAGATTTTATATGCCTGATTATGCTCGGGGGTCTGTTTGCCAGCTTTGAGTCGATTTCAACGATAACAACACTACTGTTGAAGCTATTTTCAGCCCATCCAGAAGTAGTACAAGAGTTGGAGGTACGAACAGAACAAAATGTAAGTTCtatcaaatatttatatatatatatatatatatatatatatattctctgcATAAACCAACAATTAATTTGGCGCAGGCTGAGCATGAGAAAATTCTCGTAAGTAGACATGGCTCAGATTCCTTATCAATCACATGGGACGAATATAAATCAATGACTTTCACCCATCAGGCAAATTCTCTACGGTctctgattttaatttttctttctcaAACTGATACACTGCTTGcagtttctcaaatacaacttcgtTGGTATGTGTATGTGGAAATAACAGGTCATTAACGAAACTCTTAGGCTGGGAAACGTTGCACCAGGCCTGCTGCGAAGGGCAATCAAAGACGTTCAATTCAAAGGCATAAATATTCTGAATTAAATTAGTTTCGTTCTCTTTACCTCCTATGAAACTTTTCTTAGAAATAAtagcttttatttttctttttccctttaAAGGATATACAATTCCTTCTGGTTGGACAATAATGATGGTCACTTCTGCTCAACAAGTAAACCCTGAGGTATACAAGGATCCACTTGTGTTCAATCCCTGGCGCTGGAAGGTAAGTCCAGTTTCACATGCGGTAAAAATCTGAAAATTCCTTTCTCAGACAAGGTCTACCATGGATTAAAACGGGCGACCCAATGCAAAGGGCATCGCACATTTGCAGGCTGTGGGGAGGGTTGTTATGTGCATGCAACCTTATGACTGTTTTGCTGAGAGGCTGTTTTGGTGGCTCAAACCCATGACCTCCGTAGACTAAGAGATAAAAATGTGTGGGATACATATGGACCAAGATGGCATGTTTGCATATGAGTTCTACATGTTTTATCTCTTGCTTGATGATGGACCATACATATATTACTATGATTTAAATTTCTTGGAGGTATGTAATTAGCTGAAATTGAGTGATTGATGGATTCTATACTATAGGACTTTGACTCTATAACTGTATCCAAGAATTTCACACCTTTCGGTGGAGGAACAAGACAGTGCGTTGGGGCAGAGTACAGTAGGCTGACCTTGAGCTTATTCATCCACCTACTGGTCACCAAATATAGGTAAATTCCCAGCATTGTTTGCCTGACATGATTTTATTGATCCAATTTCTTTTGTAATTCCTGATGATAGGTGGACAAAAATCAAGGAAGGGGAAATTAGAAGAGCTCCTATGTTAGGATTCGGCGATGGCATCCACTTTAAATTCAGTGAGAAGGAATAGAGAGAAAACCATTTCCGTCAAATATACATTCTTATCTATGTCATTGATGTATATGCAGTCATCTCAAATATTTCTGCTGTCTTTCACTCTCAGAACTCTTCGTTTAGCTCTTTGATgcattacaatttttttttttttaatgaatgatGTCCGTGCTTGTTTCAGGCCTTACATGAAATATgtaatattttagtatatttcaaTAAATTCTCACCACAATGGAAGAACATTAGGGCAATTTCAAATATGTTCAGTTACTAGTATTGGAGTTGGTTTTAAAATTGTGAAATCTACAAAATCAATCACAGTTTTCTTGGCATAAACAGAAGCCAATAGTTCCACGTCGAATAAGAATATTGAACAACAAGAATGAAGGATCCAAGATTGTCAAAAATAGACATGGTTCAGATTCCTCATCAATCACATGGGACGAATATAAATCAATGATTTTTACCCATCAGGCAATTCTCTACAgtttttgtttttaaattttctttctcAGATTGACTGAAGCACTGCTTGCAGATTCTCAATTACAAATTCGTTGGTGTATATATGTGGAAATAACAGGTCATTGAGGAAACTCTTAGGCCCGGAAATTAACGCTGCACCAGTGCTGCTGCGAAGAGCGATTAAAGATGTTGAATTCAAAGGCATAAATATTCTGAAGTACTTAAATTCGTTCTCTTTATTTCCTACGAATCTTTTCTTGGAAATAATAGtgttttttgttttttgttttttacTCTTTAAAGGATATACATTTCCTTCTGGTTGGACAATTATGATTGTCACTTCTGCTTAACAAGTAAACCCTGAAATATATAAGGATCCACTTGTGTTCAATTCCTGGCGCTGGAAGGTAAGTCCACTTTCACATACAGCAAAATTCTGGAAACTTCCTCTTTAGAAAAAGGTCCAACATGGACTAAAAAGGTGATCCAGTGTAAGAAGCATTCCACACTTGCGAGGTCTAGATAGGATTAATCTACGCAGCCTTATCATTGTTTTGTAGAGAGGTTGTTTTCATGGTTCGAATATGTGACCCAAATGGACCAAGATAGTATGTTCGCATATGAGTTCTACCTGTTTTGTCTCTTGCTTGACGATGGACCAAACATATATTATTATGATTTCCATTTCctgaagttgaaagaaaaatgcacCTTAACATGCTTTAGGGTGCAAAGttaacaattttcaaattttataatcTTAAGTTTCATACAACATATGAACACTTTATACTATTGCAAAACGCTTAgttttgatcaaaaaacatgactCCTCAATTGCTAACAAGCCTAATTGCTATTAAAAAATAAAGTCCCCAAATTTTAACAAGTTAGGTTTTTAGAGAAACCTTAACCCTAAAAGTGCAGAATCAAATTCTATCACTAATCCGAGGAGTGAAGACCACTAAGTGTTGACCATCTAGCTTGTCGATACAAGCACCCTTGATCAAAGCAACTTTGATCAACAAAACTCATTGAACCTTCCTCCTTGAATTCGACCAAGAATAGAAAGATTGTTAGGAGTAGTTTTCTAGGTTTTGTATCTTTGGAATAATAGAGACACTTTTTCAACACTTAATTCAAGATGATTAATACTTAAACTTCTTGAatcaagcaagaaagaagaaatatTCTTGGCTATGGAAGAAGATGGCTGACGGCAGCAAGGAGAAAGAAGATaggatttttattttcttttctccttatatttatttttttaattttccataATTTTCTTTTAGTTTACAAGTGTCCAAAtctcatttaacaattaaatgagttttctaaatttaatttgacTACTTGTCAgataactaaaaaaattaaaatgacaaTTAATTAAtatcacatattaattaatttaacatttcttctccatttgaccaagtcaaagtgTCAAAGTTTGACCAAGATTAATTTTCTTTCTTAtactttaaacactttaaatattaacttgaatactttcatggttaaatttagtttcaagtatactaaagactttacaatctaattataaattaaatttattaattcaattaattaattaaaccatttagttaattaattaagttaGTTTTACTTTGATCATAATGCtcttatgtgtgtaacttactagattcattattaattggcaatgagaataacaTTAACttcttaatattattggaaccattttaaacttaaaataaaatttccttttcatttaagttctcataaatcatgattGATATCTAGCATAATGTACTATGACTATCCAATCAGTAATGAATTAATTCCTCAATTCATGAACCTTAATCATACGTGCCATGCACTAAAGTCTCTTCGTTACAAAATTTCAattccagctggagtcatggttcatgtcaaactcttgtgcttagaatcatatgtcctcttttaattctaattttttattaataatactttcctgtcagaaactcttttctaactaagtcTATCTGCCCTGGCCAGGAAtttgaatcatcaagaacaattaaatggacataggattttatccctatttacttagagtaacggATCTCctcttgactaacacctatctccataaataactagccagagccaacacatgcccatatactcatacatggTACAAACATGAaaacaatatcaaactcaaatcacttataacaagataactgtattatctcaggtTAAGGGATTATatacactattatgatctagatgactatgtattgacaagagtgaaCTCCATGTACAAGTCATCTTATATCACTGGTTCGCCCTGTAACATTCTCGCTTTAGGCAGTTCCATACATTCCACTATTTCGGCGACTAAAGTCTATTCAGAtagctagaatatctggaaccacacttaaactagagtgatgagtcataattaaattaaataaagatcaagtaaggttaaaaaaaaaaaaagaaagaagtggaGTACAAATCGATTAAATGAGCATAAAGTTTCAGCGATGAGTAACCTTACAAGGAAGTGACTATGGATTCAGTTGCTACTCTAAGCTCATACAAGACCTTGCAAGaccattaattaaaaatttaaatgagatattattatgaataaataaatcaataaaatgaaaagaaacaagcacaaataagcaaattaaaagctaaggtgaaaaatgaaattaaggacttatcgggtattatgaaaaagataaACATAAAATCGGTAAgagaaaaatttggtcaattaaatttaagaGCTCAAAATTGACCAAAAGTGAGATAAATTAAGATAATAAAGTTGGACTAGCTAAATTAATCAAGATTAGTTAAAAGTAAACATAATTATCCAAAAAGTCAAATTAAAATGATTTAagttttcaacttaattacaactttgccattccaccaatttacaactttgccattatgcattaaaataaaataaatatcaagACAAAGGTACAAAAAATTTCATTTCCATCTTCTCCCTTCAGCTGGCCAACCATTCTTCCAAGCTCTTCCACCATTTTCACTCAagctttcctccattaaagctcacccaaagcttctaaaccctaatttcctccATAAATTCTTTAGGAAATCAAGAGTAAACCCTAAATCAAGGCTTGATTTGAAGAAAACACCCAAGAATCATAAGAAATTTAGAAAATTGGTGCAGaggatgtgtcacaccctacccctccgtaaggcataatatgatcccgtagtatacttaatgaattaccaacttcgtctactgataacccattaaatacactacaagggattttaaacattttcttacttctttttacagtggtgagcactatttacaagtgttaaattttttttttttaactgaagtgaaaccagataacacatttgaagtattaataatttttgtaaaaattttagcagagtgccatctatattttgaataaaacagttcttcaaaaacctataaaaagcacttccaatattttgttcaatctgaaggaacggaagcgtgaaaaacacaagattataccattgaattcaaaaattttcacctagggtcacatgcaccatgcaagatttatttttatctatttgatttcaatgataaacaacatattaaaactcttttaatatgtttttggatctgtatttgccatttaagattttaaaattaatcagattaattttagaaccctagattaaatcaagaatgattacactaacctcttgatatctttgcggcgtgtctgcgcctttgagtcgtcttgaggacacggatgttgtccctctagcttgtccacaccaagaacacctatggcagcccttgaacagcttctaaagccttttctattaattagaaattcaagttctgccttttaagagattagagatgtaaacaggacactagaaacaatttctagtgttcttaattcaagagattgatggctaatctctttgaattgatgagagatgaagagaaatagctggagaggctcaaagtggcgtgacaattgagaggagaggctgctgattatgttttcttttcataaccacacttaaatagctaggttaacacattaaaccctagccacatgtcaccttttgattagctctaggtttaagtgacccaatcacattgtgccaagtgtcaaacctctatttaatcttgattttaatcatcttacatgattaaaaaatatttggcaagcttatatgttatgccatgtgtcaccatctcatggtgccacgtgtcacactgtgaaatgaccaaaatgcccctgtgtcttaattttgagttcttaacccaaaataattattttcttcttctaattaatttatatcaaatataaattaattaattaatctctattaattaatttctcatcaattaaattcatatttaaacactttaaatataaatttaatttatactacacatccaataatctagatttggtttcaagtcatgctagggactttgcaatttaattgcaaaccaaatctatttaattaatcaattaaactctttaattaattaattaaatcatatttaaataggtgattacttgtgtatgtgtgtgacttactaggctcatcactaattggcaatgagacatgatatcaactcttaatatcatcagaactctttcttaccataaatgatttctctaaatcattttatgaacctcatagaccatggttaacacctagcatagtatgccatggccacccaattagtaataaggtttaccttaaatgaacctataatcatatgttaccctgCACTAGAAACACacacatacaaaatcccaactcaagctggagtcatggtttatgacaaactccatttgctatgaatattatgttctcttttaattccagttcttgattaaaagatttttctcatcagaaactcttttctgaataaatctatctgtctggccagaacttgaaacataaagaacAATAAAATCAACAAAGGATATTAACTATATGTACATAGAGgaaaagattccatcttgatcaacacctacctccatatataactagtcagagccaacacatgcccatatacccatacatagtacaagtatgaaagcagtatcaaactcaaaccacctatatacaagataactgtgctatctcaggtctaaagattatatgcactgatatgatttttgacaaaacattgacaagagtaaactccatgtgcttgtcataagtgtcactggttcggcctacttatcatttataagtgcctatcaagtttgttatatggcatgagactcaccattccatcttatttatatctcatataaataacttgggaacaaacatgaatacaatctttctggataagtcatgtccttattatgaagtatcctcgattgtgaacctatttatgatactttgtgctagaaatattgtcactcatattcttaacaacttaagaataatatttctaacaaaatatcaatggaccttttctattacacataaatatattatgtaaacggaaaagtggaaatgccttttattattaaaatatgtacaagatacatactaaatgatatgctctagggcatactactaacacaatccccaaactccaatatccaatcaactcaataagtttctcaacatttgccaactcaaatccataataatttttcagtatttttaaaagctgagataaaacaaatatatcacaatatttataagccaaaataatttacaaatttagtttacaactttaatgtataattttaatgtataattttaatttacaactgctcaaaaccaagaataatatatacatacagtgaacatatattataatacaaaatggaaACTATGATATACTCaacatacccgatgaactctcaatgtagcactagcagcctagtctgctgccctgtcagtctatctacctgcgatagtaatgaaaagctatcgctgagccaatgtctcaatggtgcacaacattaacaaaatgcaactttaaatcataagccataaatcatataaacagtagatacataaaaccatagttaaattcaaaagacagtgaatgttaataagaatttaaactccatttcactatATCACAATAAATgttaataaatcatacacacagcttaatcatgttctaaagtccaattcgtcccaaaagctgatggctagtgaggaataacatagctagctagcaatagtatgagtactcatcctattcgtcctcaacaggcacacacctcaacacttcagccagagagggaattcaaagtcaattcgtcccactagacaagctagcgagcaattcaatcaaatatacatgatagttgaagtttcaaaccatttacaatgtttttcaagcaataagtatccatcaaatatcattcaaaccaattttcacaattcaaacaataacagacaaattgtcataattcatttcaattaaaaattcaaaagaaataactgttatgcacaaacctatgATAaaagtctcttggccctgactcagtgtttccttccccttccctgagtctttgctaactgaaatacacaatttgaagtgtttcagtactcatttaaactgtctctaacaataaggcttaataattaatttattgcattctattatttcccttagtcaacctaaaacgttgaccctcgatgcattctaggtgaattaggtttaatgttatcaatatgtcacattttatagccttttagtgttggtgcatgttaccaaattcactttcaagtatattgcattttattgcaatttgtcgaatttcggtatactactttgacctagccggatgacctagttcccttggttttcaggtttcggtccaaactacaaacttgtaggtctatgtcttatttcatacggagcaaaatttcaggtcattctgagttgtgtagaccaagttatggtcaatttaccaatgctggacagaatgcatcaaaatggtaagtttaggtcatttttaggtcacttttggttcagccagttttggtacctgaatttgtgcaagctatttggcttggttttggccatttctaggttttggtgtcttcataagaattgtatatctatgtctaaactattcatggtaaaaatttcaggtcaattgaacctgttttgggtgtgttatggctaaaacactaactactgcccaaatggtcaatttttaggctttcaagtcactaatccggatttggtcatttttcaagtcacgttCTAGGCATAATTTttataagcttccttcatgaaagttggcacattttgtgcctattttcaccttcaattggtctcataccaattggagtcacacacttaaggttctaagctaaaacacacactgccctactacacacttctcatcacttaccaattacatattcaacacttaccaaactactttcttcatgccaattctggtttgtaccttatcattaacacatttaacaacacattttggccattttggaaagcttgtaaccattctcaatatgcacactataaaacagaattttccaaagtccatttacaccatttaaccacatgaacataccccatttacatatccaattccaacccattatacacatatccatgcttccatcaataacaacatcttaaacaactataaacaagtaaaaaaaagctacatatactgaattttcatggctgccaaaatgtacatctccattaaaatatcaaacttcaaaatttcttccataaatcaactacccacaaccttggttacacttttaatgaaataagaattaaaaacactcacttaccacttttgaagttcttcaaaacctcaccaaaacttatccttCTTGCTAGTATGCTGTCCAAAGTATGGAGGTCAAGTTTAAAGAAGGGAGCTAGTGGAAAGAGTGACTTaaccaaggttgcatggaggtccttcaaGCTCGGCCATAGAGTTTTTCTCTCACTTTGTTTTGGCTGGtttgtcccaaggttgaagatgatagaattttctatccaaaggttgattaaaggtccatttaagtgatgttagtggagcactaattgataaaaaatctattttaatgttaaactttccaatttccCATATTTTCCTCctttcttttgctatttagattatgtacctctattttaatttttcgtgacatatttcaagtgtaatataatttatttttaatggacatttaggtcaaaaggtatctcggaatgtcaaatgaccataatgcccctattcgggttgcattcccgattttttggtaacactgagttttatcattttctcgatttctcgtttttctttgtactaattaattaatttttctttgatatttctaatgatatttatacttcaatagatgttcatttaagtctcaaaaatatttttcaggatttcccgcggtccaggactagtcaacgatccacgccgtaacttcccgatgcggttacccatcgctatggttctcggctcgtttaacttggttgcatttcattgctattatttttcctttatttttcttgtattttctttttttgtatttcattattttgtgtcttctcacccatatctaagtgtaattctaggcatcctagctatccggacaacactggtcattggaacagtagaacgcactaccgaacataggggtgttacaggaggtGTTGACCAAATCAAGGTAAGCTATATTTTAAGCTTTGATTATGATGAATTCATGAAATTTAAGCTTGATTgtgggattttctttaaaaattgatTGGAATTTTGGGTGCTTTGAAGAAGAGGAATTCAGTCAAATGGGGAAAGAAGAAGGAAGGTCAAGTTTTGGTTAATTTGGAAGCTAATTGAAGCTGGTTGAAGCTTGtgcacaaggttagtgctatgaaaCCCTTTGAATGTTGAAGTTATAGTAAGTTGAATTAGGGTTTCATAAAAATGGAGTTTTCAACTCTTGTGACCTATTTGATGTGTTTATGCCTAAATTACGACTATTTGATATGTAATTGTTGTGAAATGTTGATGATATGGCAAACCAATTGAGTGAATGTAGTGTTGTGCCTTAGAACTGGTTCTGGACAACTTGAGTCCAATGAGTTcaaatgctcataacttgagttatacaactccaatTGTTGTGAAACTAAATCCAAATTAAAGATGAAATCTATACCTACAACCTTTATGTTTTGACCCAGACCAAATTCCCAGGTTAACTTGGTTAAATTGCTAGAGCAACTTAGAATTATTGAATCtagaatttcctgcaattccaatAAATTGCCTTGTGACCTCTGTGTAGTAATGAGGGCATAACTCTCATTGTATAATTCCAATtgaggtgattcaaaatgatatagaaacctaagacataggcctacaactttgttTTGGAGATTTTATCCAAATTCTCAGTGTAGAATATTAAAATGTTGAGTGTAAAACTAAGGTAAAAACCTGAAAACCTGGAAATCATAGGATACTGCATCCTTGAACCAGGATTAgaaatttagtcataactcactataccaaacctcaaattgagtgattcttgaacctgtgtaatcctaagacataggagaacaattcatATGGAGAGTACAAAGTtaaattatgactataacctaTTTAAAATAGCTTGATAAAATGGGTCCAGAATCTGCCTAAAATCTGAAATGCCATGAAACTGGAAATTGgtcacttgaccagttttggtgaaatagctataacttgagttatacatatGCAAATTGAGTGATTCCAAAGTCAAAGTAAACTTAAAACATAGATTTACAAATTTCATAAAGAATGTATGGCCTAATTCCTACTATACCTTGGTCCAAATTGTTAGAGAAGATAAGGCAATAGATCTAGAAATTATGAAATGTCAACATaatgattcaaaatatgaatGGTAATGAATACCAATAGCATGATTTACATGAATGACTTGTGAAATTGTGTTTGGGACCTATGCTTCCACAATGAATAAAATGATGGCATAATGATGAAATATTGAGAATGTTGAATCGTTAACAATGATAATTATCCTGACTATGCCTAGACAGTAGTGTGAgggttagatagattggcatgctaagaaGGGATGAGATTAGCAATACTGAATTTGGCTTTTATGCCTTGATACCATTGGCAGGCACCCAGTGTTCGATGTGGTTATCCTTTGTTCATGTTTACTTTgatggcttttatgcctaattACATAGCATACCCGATAGGCATTGATGTGTCCgacggtatgatggcccgaggcaccatgTGTCCAGCGCCAATATAACCTGCATATCCTATCCAAACAGGCTGATTAAAGgttattgtaacatcctcactttacgtagttcaTATGTCCCACTATTTTGgaggctaatgtctgccccgaaaagttggaatgtctagaactacactttggtgatagtaaatatgcataaaatgatgaaataaataaaaagaaaatacaagaaacattaa contains:
- the LOC110666994 gene encoding cucurbitadienol 11-hydroxylase isoform X3, with amino-acid sequence MLTVVLLLVGFFIIYYTYWISKWRNPNCNGVLPPGSMGFPLIGETLQLLIPSYSLDLHPFIKKRIHRYGPIFRSNLAGRPVIVSADPEFNYYILSQEGRSVEIWYLDTFSKLFRQQGESRTNVAGYVHKYLRGAFLSQIGSENLREKLLLHIQDMVNRTLCSWSNQESVEVKHSASLAVCDFTAKVLFGYDAEKSPDNLSETFTRFVEGLISFPLNIPRTAYRQCLQDRQKALSILKNVLTDRRNSVENYRGDVLDLLLNDMGKEKFLTEDFICLIMLGGLFASFESISTITTLLLKLFSAHPEVVQELEVRTEQNAEHEKILVSRHGSDSLSITWDEYKSMTFTHQANSLRSLTKLLGWETLHQACCEGQSKTFNSKDIQFLLVGQ
- the LOC110666994 gene encoding cucurbitadienol 11-hydroxylase isoform X1, whose protein sequence is MLTVVLLLVGFFIIYYTYWISKWRNPNCNGVLPPGSMGFPLIGETLQLLIPSYSLDLHPFIKKRIHRYGPIFRSNLAGRPVIVSADPEFNYYILSQEGRSVEIWYLDTFSKLFRQQGESRTNVAGYVHKYLRGAFLSQIGSENLREKLLLHIQDMVNRTLCSWSNQESVEVKHSASLAVCDFTAKVLFGYDAEKSPDNLSETFTRFVEGLISFPLNIPRTAYRQCLQDRQKALSILKNVLTDRRNSVENYRGDVLDLLLNDMGKEKFLTEDFICLIMLGGLFASFESISTITTLLLKLFSAHPEVVQELEVRTEQNAEHEKILVSRHGSDSLSITWDEYKSMTFTHQVINETLRLGNVAPGLLRRAIKDVQFKGYTIPSGWTIMMVTSAQQVNPEVYKDPLVFNPWRWKDFDSITVSKNFTPFGGGTRQCVGAEYSRLTLSLFIHLLVTKYRWTKIKEGEIRRAPMLGFGDGIHFKFSEKE
- the LOC110666994 gene encoding cucurbitadienol 11-hydroxylase isoform X4, with product MLTVVLLLVGFFIIYYTYWISKWRNPNCNGVLPPGSMGFPLIGETLQLLIPSYSLDLHPFIKKRIHRYGPIFRSNLAGRPVIVSADPEFNYYILSQEGRSVEIWYLDTFSKLFRQQGESRTNVAGYVHKYLRGAFLSQIGSENLREKLLLHIQDMVNRTLCSWSNQESVEVKHSASLAVCDFTAKVLFGYDAEKSPDNLSETFTRFVEGLISFPLNIPRTAYRQCLQDRQKALSILKNVLTDRRNSVENYRGDVLDLLLNDMGKEKFLTEDFICLIMLGGLFASFESISTITTLLLKLFSAHPEVVQELEAEHEKILVSRHGSDSLSITWDEYKSMTFTHQANSLRSLTKLLGWETLHQACCEGQSKTFNSKDIQFLLVGQ
- the LOC110666994 gene encoding cucurbitadienol 11-hydroxylase isoform X2 translates to MLTVVLLLVGFFIIYYTYWISKWRNPNCNGVLPPGSMGFPLIGETLQLLIPSYSLDLHPFIKKRIHRYGPIFRSNLAGRPVIVSADPEFNYYILSQEGRSVEIWYLDTFSKLFRQQGESRTNVAGYVHKYLRGAFLSQIGSENLREKLLLHIQDMVNRTLCSWSNQESVEVKHSASLAVCDFTAKVLFGYDAEKSPDNLSETFTRFVEGLISFPLNIPRTAYRQCLQDRQKALSILKNVLTDRRNSVENYRGDVLDLLLNDMGKEKFLTEDFICLIMLGGLFASFESISTITTLLLKLFSAHPEVVQELEAEHEKILVSRHGSDSLSITWDEYKSMTFTHQVINETLRLGNVAPGLLRRAIKDVQFKGYTIPSGWTIMMVTSAQQVNPEVYKDPLVFNPWRWKDFDSITVSKNFTPFGGGTRQCVGAEYSRLTLSLFIHLLVTKYRWTKIKEGEIRRAPMLGFGDGIHFKFSEKE